Proteins encoded together in one Acholeplasma hippikon window:
- a CDS encoding carbohydrate binding domain-containing protein yields MFFAGTYEIEFDLKADDARKIRVALEGAGLSGDEAFKYIDATTEWKTIKLTYTFNTDQMNKALDFFLGSLTTDRNGVKFDAEYDVLTTLYFRNLNVKYTELGS; encoded by the coding sequence ATGTTCTTTGCGGGAACTTATGAAATTGAATTTGATCTTAAAGCAGATGACGCTAGAAAGATTAGAGTAGCCTTAGAAGGTGCTGGTCTTTCTGGAGATGAAGCATTCAAGTATATCGATGCAACAACTGAATGGAAAACTATTAAATTAACTTACACATTTAACACTGATCAAATGAATAAAGCCTTAGATTTCTTCTTAGGTTCACTTACAACAGATAGAAATGGTGTAAAATTTGATGCTGAATATGATGTGTTAACTACACTTTATTTTAGAAATTTAAATGTAAAATACACTGAATTAGGATCATAA
- a CDS encoding glucoamylase family protein, whose product MKLTNDRENEKGYGLTLDHNLKPDVASIASTGFVLSSYIIADTYGYLPRKEIVKRVKKTLETLWYNVPHFKGFFVHFVDIHTASRYKKSEYSTVDTLLCIKGVIAVSSYFDDLEIKHLADKILNRIEWDFFIDHRSDKKRFYTAYNPDKDGDYANGEAGFIYYWHMLAEQIVMYIIAAGSKRLSNETALELYEGFERNLGSYQGHKYYYSPGNTLFVYQYPLCWLDGKNWINKDGFSWYQNLKNATLGHRAWNLRNYKRFKTFSRETFGLTASSSPNGYSVFHCVPSISNSYLTDGTIQPNAMIGSLITNPKEVLKALFYMKDIPKVWTKYGFVDAYNFEDRKWISKQFITIDNGLEMLMANAYLSGEVVASFMNHEIIKRGLEVLQWKKI is encoded by the coding sequence ATGAAGTTAACAAATGATAGAGAAAATGAAAAAGGATATGGCTTAACGCTTGATCACAATTTAAAACCGGATGTTGCAAGTATTGCCTCTACCGGTTTTGTCTTATCAAGCTACATTATTGCCGACACTTATGGGTATCTACCAAGAAAAGAAATAGTAAAAAGAGTCAAAAAAACACTAGAAACTTTATGGTATAATGTTCCTCATTTTAAAGGATTTTTTGTTCATTTTGTTGATATTCATACAGCATCAAGATATAAAAAATCTGAATATAGCACAGTGGATACACTGCTATGTATCAAAGGCGTAATTGCAGTATCCTCTTACTTTGATGATTTAGAAATAAAGCATTTAGCAGACAAGATATTAAATCGAATTGAATGGGATTTCTTTATTGATCATCGTTCCGATAAAAAAAGATTTTACACGGCATACAATCCCGATAAAGATGGAGATTATGCAAATGGAGAAGCAGGCTTTATTTATTATTGGCATATGCTAGCAGAACAAATTGTTATGTATATTATTGCAGCAGGGTCAAAAAGACTAAGTAATGAAACTGCCCTTGAATTATACGAAGGATTTGAAAGAAACTTAGGTAGTTATCAAGGACATAAATATTACTATTCTCCAGGAAATACATTGTTTGTATACCAATACCCACTTTGCTGGTTAGATGGTAAAAATTGGATTAATAAAGATGGCTTTAGTTGGTATCAAAACTTAAAAAATGCAACATTAGGTCATCGTGCTTGGAATCTAAGAAATTATAAAAGGTTTAAAACATTTAGCCGTGAAACTTTTGGATTAACGGCAAGTTCATCACCAAATGGTTATAGTGTATTCCATTGTGTACCTTCAATTAGCAACAGCTATTTAACGGATGGTACTATTCAGCCAAACGCAATGATTGGATCATTGATTACAAATCCTAAAGAAGTTTTAAAGGCTTTATTCTATATGAAAGATATTCCTAAGGTTTGGACCAAATATGGCTTTGTTGACGCATATAACTTTGAAGATAGAAAATGGATATCCAAACAATTTATTACAATTGATAATGGTTTAGAAATGTTAATGGCGAACGCTTATTTATCAGGTGAAGTTGTTGCCTCATTTATGAATCATGAAATTATAAAGAGAGGATTAGAGGTGCTTCAATGGAAAAAAATTTAA
- a CDS encoding hydroxymethylglutaryl-CoA synthase: MKIGIDKISFFVPKYYLTLEDLAVARQIDPMKYTRGLMQEKMAITPLNQDTISMAANAALNILTNEDIEKIDLVMFATETSVDHSKAAATNLISILGLKNQTRVIELKQACYAATAALNFAKGHILQNPDSKVLVVASDIARYGLKTDGEATQGAGSVAMIVSKDPKITVINQHAGFYSDDLYDFFRPSHMDYALVEGHYSNEMYKKFFNESYNDFLNKSNQTLDDLKAVTFHIPYVKIGLKTLSFLTNPDERLDLFENFKDATIYNKQIGNIYTGSLYLSLISLLEQGNLKDNEQIGLYSYGSGAIGEFFSMTTVEGYKHHLNKVHHEKMLNDRVNLSIDEYENIFNSIIKNDFIFDDEPHEEIILKQIKNYKRYYEKKNT, encoded by the coding sequence TTGAAAATTGGAATAGACAAAATATCATTCTTTGTCCCTAAGTATTATTTAACTTTAGAAGATCTTGCAGTTGCTCGTCAAATTGACCCAATGAAATACACGAGAGGACTTATGCAAGAAAAGATGGCAATTACTCCATTAAATCAAGATACGATTTCCATGGCAGCAAATGCGGCTTTAAATATTTTAACAAATGAAGATATCGAAAAAATAGATTTAGTGATGTTTGCTACTGAGACTTCAGTTGATCATTCAAAAGCAGCAGCAACCAATTTAATTAGCATTTTAGGGTTAAAAAATCAAACCAGAGTGATTGAATTGAAACAAGCTTGTTATGCAGCAACAGCAGCTTTAAACTTTGCCAAAGGACACATCTTACAAAATCCGGACTCAAAAGTGTTAGTCGTTGCCTCTGATATTGCTAGATATGGCTTAAAGACAGATGGAGAAGCAACCCAAGGTGCTGGTAGTGTTGCGATGATTGTTTCAAAGGATCCTAAAATTACAGTGATTAACCAACATGCAGGGTTCTATAGTGATGATCTATATGACTTCTTTAGACCGAGTCATATGGACTATGCATTAGTGGAAGGACATTATTCAAATGAAATGTATAAAAAGTTCTTCAATGAATCCTACAATGATTTTTTAAATAAATCTAATCAAACATTAGATGATTTAAAGGCAGTTACCTTCCATATACCATATGTTAAGATTGGATTAAAAACATTAAGTTTTCTAACAAACCCTGATGAAAGATTAGATCTTTTTGAAAACTTTAAAGATGCCACAATTTATAATAAACAAATTGGTAATATCTATACAGGTAGCCTATATTTATCACTTATTTCATTATTGGAACAAGGAAACTTGAAGGATAATGAACAGATTGGATTGTACTCTTATGGTTCTGGAGCCATTGGAGAATTCTTCTCTATGACAACAGTAGAAGGATATAAGCATCATCTAAATAAAGTACATCACGAAAAAATGCTTAATGACAGAGTGAATTTGTCAATTGATGAATATGAAAATATATTTAATTCTATTATTAAAAATGACTTCATCTTTGATGATGAACCACACGAAGAAATTATTTTAAAACAAATTAAAAATTATAAAAGATACTATGAAAAGAAGAATACGTGA
- a CDS encoding hydroxymethylglutaryl-CoA reductase, degradative: MSNPFTQFYKKNVNERKDVLKSLTLFDEALDIHAGDHTFNHIIENYITTYEVPLGIAPDFLIEGQKYHIPMATEEPSVIAGAAHAAKIIERNGGFKIESISREMIGQIIFKNIKDQETFKNTLLGIETKIFELAKIAHPQIHELGGGLRSYRVEIKEHNFVTLYATIDTLDAMGANTINTILERIAKYVESTYQVETLMSILSNLAVSSVVKASVLLDPKTLKFSDKIAESIHQAYLYASIDPYRAATHNKGIMNGITALMLATGNDTRAIESGAHAYASITGKYLPLTKWEVIDGMIKGTIEIPLALGTVGGSMGVLPKAKLARKILNVSSAKELMKVAACLGLAQNFAAIYALTTDGINKGHMRLHARNIAISAGAKDDQIEAVIQYMIDRNTITLDTAKAYLTKNPSL, encoded by the coding sequence ATGAGTAATCCATTCACGCAATTTTATAAAAAGAACGTAAATGAAAGAAAAGATGTATTAAAGTCTCTTACATTATTTGATGAAGCATTAGATATCCATGCGGGAGACCATACATTTAATCACATTATAGAAAATTATATTACAACTTATGAAGTTCCACTAGGCATTGCCCCAGATTTTTTAATTGAAGGCCAAAAATACCATATTCCAATGGCTACAGAGGAACCATCTGTTATCGCTGGTGCCGCACATGCTGCTAAAATCATTGAACGTAACGGTGGATTTAAAATTGAATCTATAAGCCGTGAAATGATTGGCCAAATTATTTTTAAGAATATTAAAGACCAGGAAACATTTAAAAATACATTATTAGGTATTGAAACAAAAATTTTTGAACTCGCTAAAATAGCTCACCCTCAAATCCATGAATTAGGTGGTGGGTTAAGAAGTTATCGTGTTGAAATTAAGGAACATAATTTTGTAACACTATATGCGACGATTGATACATTAGATGCAATGGGCGCAAATACAATTAATACAATTTTAGAACGTATTGCTAAATATGTTGAATCAACTTACCAAGTTGAAACATTAATGAGTATTTTATCCAACCTAGCTGTATCTTCAGTCGTAAAGGCATCCGTTTTATTAGATCCTAAAACCTTGAAGTTCAGTGATAAAATTGCTGAATCAATCCATCAAGCTTATTTATATGCTTCAATTGACCCATACCGTGCAGCAACTCATAATAAAGGTATTATGAATGGTATTACTGCATTAATGCTAGCAACCGGTAATGATACACGTGCAATTGAATCTGGTGCACATGCATACGCATCTATTACTGGTAAATACTTACCACTCACTAAGTGGGAAGTTATTGATGGTATGATCAAAGGTACGATTGAAATCCCGCTAGCGCTTGGCACCGTGGGTGGTTCAATGGGGGTTTTACCTAAAGCGAAACTTGCAAGAAAAATTTTAAATGTTTCATCCGCAAAAGAATTAATGAAAGTAGCTGCATGTTTAGGTTTAGCTCAAAACTTCGCTGCTATTTATGCCCTTACAACTGACGGAATCAATAAAGGTCATATGAGACTTCATGCGAGAAATATTGCAATTTCTGCAGGGGCGAAAGATGATCAAATTGAAGCAGTTATTCAATATATGATTGATCGAAACACTATTACTCTTGATACAGCTAAAGCTTATTTAACAAAAAATCCTTCGTTATGA
- the plsX gene encoding phosphate acyltransferase PlsX has product MIRIAIDGMGGDHAPEQICLGTMDALNKFNDIEITIFGDESKMKPFLKEHPRLKVIHTPKAFDMGVKDIGRDTLRNDKDTSMLMALQYVKDGHADAVVSAGPTQALIFSSYFLVRPMKEMSRVAIAPMIPHLSGKPTMLLDAGGNIDAKPEQLVDFAVFATVTLEEVYGLKEPKVGLINIGTEKGKGRDLEVETYELLEQHPNIHFFGNLEPKELLESEANILLSDGFTANIVMKTVEGAAKSTGKILKREIMRSKFSAIIAKVFLGKALKNYKKSLSPDEVGGALIAGLEKVVVKAHGSSNAYAYVNAIRQAKTMVEKDVIGKVKKVLGEKR; this is encoded by the coding sequence ATGATTCGAATTGCAATTGATGGCATGGGTGGAGATCATGCACCGGAGCAAATTTGCTTAGGAACAATGGATGCTCTTAATAAATTTAATGATATTGAAATTACAATTTTTGGTGATGAATCAAAGATGAAACCTTTCTTAAAGGAACATCCAAGATTAAAAGTTATCCACACACCAAAAGCTTTTGACATGGGAGTTAAAGATATTGGCCGTGATACATTAAGAAATGATAAAGATACATCAATGTTGATGGCGCTTCAATATGTTAAAGATGGTCATGCTGATGCAGTCGTTTCAGCTGGTCCAACACAAGCATTAATCTTCTCATCATACTTTTTGGTTAGACCAATGAAAGAAATGAGTAGAGTTGCCATTGCTCCAATGATTCCACACTTAAGCGGAAAACCAACAATGTTACTTGATGCTGGTGGAAATATTGATGCGAAACCAGAACAACTTGTAGACTTTGCAGTCTTTGCTACCGTCACATTAGAAGAAGTTTATGGATTAAAAGAACCTAAGGTGGGTTTAATTAATATTGGTACTGAAAAAGGAAAAGGTAGAGATTTAGAAGTTGAAACTTATGAACTTTTAGAACAACACCCTAATATTCATTTTTTTGGTAACTTAGAGCCAAAAGAATTGTTAGAAAGTGAAGCGAACATTCTATTATCAGATGGTTTCACTGCAAATATTGTCATGAAAACCGTTGAAGGTGCTGCTAAATCAACAGGTAAGATTTTAAAACGAGAAATCATGCGTTCTAAATTCTCAGCTATAATTGCTAAAGTATTCTTAGGAAAAGCATTAAAAAATTATAAGAAATCATTATCACCTGATGAAGTTGGTGGTGCATTAATTGCAGGGTTAGAAAAAGTTGTTGTAAAAGCACACGGTTCCTCAAATGCGTATGCATATGTTAATGCGATTCGCCAAGCAAAGACAATGGTTGAAAAAGATGTAATTGGAAAGGTTAAGAAGGTATTAGGAGAAAAAAGATGA
- a CDS encoding ATP-dependent DNA helicase RecG produces MNVELINLNGVGEKLYRYFKDKGIWNTYDLVSYLPKKYENFAQVHFDELKHNEVVTVSGYIETQLQIIKKKVHFLSTFLNVDNHSIKLLIFGRSYLENKLNIGTKVIVRGKFNLFTREINVSDIMFNHNTPEIKPIYGIENVSDLTVRKLIKEIFDKDLVDIYETLPKEIIHKYHVIPRKRALELLHFPTSKEDLDKAIERLKREEAFLHLLSYIYQLAPKTKREPILYDINVVKSYIKQLPYQLTLDQQEAVNDIFRDYKKNESLYRLIQGDVGSGKTFVGFLAAIGMISAGYQVAFMAPTEILARQHFENFKAYFSDISAELLTSTIQNKKEVLINLENGKTKIVFGTHILASNQSIFKNLGLVIIDEQHKFGVEVRDELIGKAVYKDTIYLTATPIPRSLTLTAFGDLETSIIRMKPVIKAPVKTHLISDDDFEAIASILRETQKRDEQSFIVVPAILENNKKHTIHSVYARLEILFNDENLYVIHGKLKPQEIEDIMNRFINNPRGILLSTSIIEVGIDVKNATTMIIMGAENFGLSSLHQLRGRIGRGSKSGNCYLASANLDKERLQMLTETNDGFLLAEYDLKLRGPGQFSGVLQSGQLNFKYIDLSTDLKLLTEMKNDAKYFAENIEKYQYLKKRILNIK; encoded by the coding sequence ATGAATGTAGAGTTAATTAACCTAAATGGAGTAGGAGAAAAACTTTATCGATACTTTAAAGACAAAGGCATATGGAATACATATGACCTTGTTTCTTATTTACCAAAAAAGTATGAAAATTTTGCACAAGTACATTTTGATGAATTAAAACATAATGAGGTTGTCACAGTATCTGGTTATATTGAAACACAGCTGCAAATTATTAAGAAAAAAGTTCATTTTTTATCAACTTTTTTAAATGTAGATAATCACTCAATTAAATTATTAATTTTTGGAAGAAGTTACTTAGAAAATAAATTAAATATAGGAACCAAAGTAATTGTTCGTGGTAAATTTAATTTATTTACTAGAGAAATTAATGTAAGTGACATTATGTTTAATCACAACACACCAGAAATTAAACCGATTTATGGAATTGAAAATGTAAGTGATTTAACAGTTAGAAAACTGATTAAAGAAATTTTTGATAAAGATTTAGTTGATATCTATGAAACTTTACCTAAAGAGATTATTCATAAATATCACGTTATTCCAAGAAAACGTGCATTAGAACTTCTTCATTTTCCAACAAGTAAAGAAGATTTAGATAAAGCAATTGAACGATTAAAACGTGAAGAGGCATTTTTACATTTATTATCATATATTTATCAGTTGGCTCCAAAAACAAAAAGAGAGCCTATTTTATATGATATTAATGTGGTTAAATCATATATTAAACAATTACCGTATCAATTAACTTTAGACCAACAAGAAGCAGTTAATGATATATTTAGAGATTATAAGAAAAATGAATCATTATATCGATTGATCCAAGGTGATGTAGGTAGTGGCAAAACATTTGTTGGATTTTTAGCAGCAATAGGCATGATTTCAGCAGGTTATCAGGTCGCATTTATGGCACCAACAGAAATTCTTGCTCGACAACATTTTGAAAACTTTAAAGCGTATTTCAGTGATATTAGTGCAGAGTTATTAACATCAACTATTCAAAATAAAAAAGAAGTTTTAATTAATTTGGAAAACGGTAAAACAAAAATTGTTTTTGGCACACATATACTTGCAAGTAATCAATCAATTTTTAAAAATCTAGGGTTAGTAATAATTGATGAACAACATAAATTTGGAGTTGAAGTAAGAGACGAACTTATTGGAAAAGCAGTATATAAAGATACAATTTATTTAACCGCAACGCCAATTCCAAGATCATTAACATTAACTGCATTTGGTGACTTAGAAACGAGTATCATTCGCATGAAACCCGTTATTAAAGCGCCAGTCAAAACACATTTAATTAGTGATGATGATTTTGAAGCAATTGCAAGCATTTTAAGAGAAACACAAAAACGTGATGAACAAAGTTTTATTGTTGTTCCAGCTATTTTAGAAAATAATAAGAAGCACACCATTCATAGTGTGTATGCAAGATTAGAAATTTTATTTAATGATGAAAATCTTTATGTAATTCATGGCAAATTAAAACCACAAGAAATTGAAGATATCATGAATCGCTTTATCAATAATCCAAGAGGTATTTTATTATCTACCTCAATCATCGAAGTGGGCATTGATGTAAAGAATGCAACAACAATGATTATTATGGGGGCGGAAAACTTTGGTTTATCTAGCCTGCACCAGTTAAGAGGTCGAATTGGTAGAGGTAGTAAAAGCGGTAATTGTTATTTAGCAAGTGCAAACTTAGATAAAGAAAGACTTCAAATGTTAACTGAAACAAACGATGGATTCTTACTTGCTGAATATGACTTAAAATTAAGAGGGCCAGGCCAATTCTCAGGAGTTTTACAGTCAGGTCAATTAAATTTTAAATATATTGATTTATCCACGGATTTAAAACTTTTAACTGAAATGAAAAATGATGCGAAATATTTCGCAGAAAATATTGAAAAATATCAGTATTTAAAAAAGAGAATTTTAAATATTAAGTGA
- the rnc gene encoding ribonuclease III: protein MNELFEKLGITPKNIDLYIQALTHTSYAHENKTDHYERLEFLGDAVIQIIISDYLYKHDPRDQGYLTKRRAQSVREEALFLFAEKIDLAKYMKLGNGEQEAKQSMIADAFEALFAAIYLDLGIETAFLVFERVMLPYLTLVETLKDYKTQLQEFIQLERKSLTYRTVRTGGPSHRPIFKSDVLLEGDIILGSGIGSSTKDAEQKAAKEALMKVVKDV from the coding sequence ATGAATGAATTATTCGAAAAATTAGGTATTACGCCTAAAAATATAGATTTATACATTCAAGCATTAACTCATACTTCTTATGCACACGAAAATAAAACCGATCATTATGAAAGGTTAGAATTTTTAGGGGATGCAGTTATACAGATAATCATTAGCGATTATCTGTATAAACATGACCCTCGCGACCAAGGTTATTTAACTAAACGTCGCGCGCAAAGTGTACGAGAAGAAGCGTTATTTTTATTTGCTGAAAAAATAGATTTAGCAAAATATATGAAGCTTGGAAATGGTGAACAAGAAGCTAAACAAAGTATGATTGCAGATGCTTTTGAAGCTTTATTTGCAGCAATTTATCTAGATCTTGGAATTGAAACTGCATTTTTAGTGTTTGAGCGAGTGATGTTACCTTATTTAACACTGGTTGAAACATTGAAGGATTATAAAACGCAATTACAAGAGTTTATCCAACTAGAAAGAAAGAGTTTAACCTACCGTACCGTTCGTACAGGAGGTCCATCACACCGTCCTATCTTTAAATCGGATGTTTTACTTGAAGGGGATATTATTTTAGGGTCAGGTATTGGGTCATCTACAAAAGATGCCGAGCAAAAAGCTGCGAAAGAAGCACTAATGAAGGTTGTTAAAGATGTCTAA
- a CDS encoding glycoside hydrolase family 13 protein yields MEKNLTWWKKGVVYQIYPLSFKDTNNDGIGDIKGIISELNYLKDLGVDIIWLSPIYESPMDDNGYDISNYLAINRMFGTMEDVDELIYEVHQRGMRIIMDLVVNHTSDEYPWFIEARKDRKSKYRNYYIWKDEPTPEIHSIFSGSAWEYNEQTNDYYFHLFSKKQPDLNWQNPELRKEIYHIINTWLNKGIDGFRMDVIELIGKDIDTIRLGDGPYMETYLNEMYENCFKGRDIMTVGEMNGLSLERAEELTSRENMGLSMTFNFSHLSVDEEKGKGKWHIKKPDMFEMKNILIKNNEIFKKGGWNALFLSNHDQVRQVSRFGSEKMRTKSAQALFTMSLLQRGTPFIYQGEEIGMTGIRFINITDYKDIETINWYKEATVQGWSHEKIMATIYSKGRDNSRTPMQWNKEIYAGFSQYEPWLQVNPNYVEVNVLDEMNNFDSVYNYLKQMLKLRKTHRALIDGDFEAIYPEEKDTFIYKRSNEKENFLIISNLSDKQVTLDLEAFSKYKLMLSNDAIELSKQTMIKPYQAAIFMEEI; encoded by the coding sequence ATGGAAAAAAATTTAACTTGGTGGAAAAAAGGTGTAGTTTATCAAATTTATCCTTTATCTTTTAAAGATACAAATAATGATGGTATTGGTGATATTAAAGGTATTATTAGTGAACTAAACTATTTAAAAGATTTAGGTGTTGATATTATTTGGTTAAGTCCAATCTATGAATCTCCAATGGATGATAATGGTTATGATATTTCTAACTATTTAGCAATCAATCGGATGTTTGGAACGATGGAAGATGTTGATGAACTTATTTATGAAGTTCATCAAAGGGGAATGAGAATCATTATGGATCTAGTTGTGAATCATACTTCTGATGAGTATCCATGGTTTATAGAAGCTAGGAAAGATAGAAAAAGTAAATATCGAAATTACTATATATGGAAAGATGAACCAACTCCCGAAATTCATTCAATATTTTCTGGTTCAGCATGGGAATATAACGAACAAACAAATGATTATTATTTCCATTTATTTTCAAAAAAACAGCCTGATTTAAACTGGCAAAATCCAGAATTAAGAAAAGAAATTTATCATATCATAAATACTTGGTTAAATAAAGGAATTGATGGATTCAGAATGGATGTCATTGAATTAATTGGTAAAGATATTGATACGATAAGACTTGGTGACGGACCTTACATGGAAACTTATTTAAATGAAATGTATGAGAACTGTTTTAAAGGTAGAGATATCATGACTGTTGGTGAAATGAATGGTTTATCGCTCGAAAGAGCAGAAGAATTAACATCAAGAGAAAACATGGGCTTAAGCATGACTTTTAATTTCTCTCATCTATCAGTTGATGAAGAGAAAGGGAAAGGAAAATGGCATATAAAAAAACCTGACATGTTTGAGATGAAGAACATTTTAATTAAGAATAATGAAATATTTAAAAAAGGTGGTTGGAATGCACTTTTCCTATCTAATCATGATCAAGTAAGACAAGTTTCAAGATTTGGAAGTGAAAAGATGAGAACCAAATCTGCCCAAGCATTATTTACCATGTCCCTCTTACAACGTGGAACACCATTTATTTATCAAGGTGAAGAAATAGGAATGACTGGCATTCGTTTTATAAATATTACAGACTACAAAGATATTGAAACCATAAATTGGTATAAAGAAGCTACTGTGCAAGGATGGTCACATGAAAAAATTATGGCTACTATTTACAGTAAGGGTAGAGATAATTCAAGAACACCTATGCAATGGAATAAAGAAATTTATGCAGGGTTTAGCCAATATGAACCATGGTTACAGGTGAATCCAAATTATGTAGAAGTCAATGTATTAGATGAAATGAATAATTTTGATAGTGTGTATAACTATTTAAAACAAATGTTGAAACTCAGAAAAACGCATCGAGCACTTATTGATGGAGACTTTGAAGCGATTTACCCAGAAGAAAAAGATACATTTATTTATAAAAGATCAAATGAAAAGGAAAACTTTTTAATTATCAGTAATCTAAGTGATAAACAAGTAACATTAGATTTAGAAGCATTTAGTAAATATAAACTCATGCTTTCAAATGATGCAATAGAATTAAGTAAACAAACAATGATTAAGCCTTATCAGGCAGCAATATTTATGGAGGAAATATGA
- a CDS encoding LacI family DNA-binding transcriptional regulator translates to MTIKDVAKKAGVSISTASYALNGKPNVHPKTRDRILQIAESLNYYPNAHAKNLKSRRSNNIGVFIYGFAGPIFSDLLEGINMQLQKHGYNIIVSSGTTSSVLLRQRSVDAAIIFDSNLKDQEIKNFSENHPIVVLDRYLDGKNIYHSMIQNKELVYDFMKKVLMEKKYKKIAYLSGPEDSFNNIERYEGFKQALSELNINNHVYLQGDFTIEAGYNTALQLIEKNEIPEFIYCANDELAVGVIKAFNEKGIKIPEQCALAGFDGIQLTDFITPKLTTIAINHFEWGRQIAGFITRILSNQNAYPLKNPDASILMRQTI, encoded by the coding sequence ATGACAATTAAGGATGTGGCAAAAAAAGCAGGCGTATCTATCTCAACTGCTTCTTATGCATTAAACGGGAAACCAAATGTACACCCAAAAACGAGAGATAGAATTTTACAAATTGCAGAGAGTTTAAATTATTATCCAAACGCTCATGCTAAGAACTTAAAATCAAGAAGAAGTAATAACATTGGAGTCTTCATTTATGGATTTGCAGGACCAATCTTCTCAGATTTACTTGAAGGGATTAATATGCAACTTCAAAAACATGGATACAATATCATCGTTTCCTCTGGAACAACCTCAAGCGTTCTTTTGAGACAAAGAAGTGTTGATGCAGCAATTATTTTTGACTCGAATTTAAAAGACCAAGAAATTAAAAACTTTTCAGAAAATCATCCGATTGTCGTATTAGATAGATATTTAGATGGTAAGAATATTTATCACTCGATGATTCAAAATAAAGAATTAGTCTATGATTTCATGAAAAAAGTCTTAATGGAGAAAAAATATAAAAAGATAGCATATCTTTCGGGTCCTGAAGATTCATTTAATAACATTGAAAGATACGAAGGTTTCAAACAAGCACTAAGTGAATTAAATATTAATAATCATGTATACCTACAAGGTGATTTCACAATAGAGGCGGGATATAATACTGCACTTCAACTAATTGAAAAAAATGAAATACCTGAGTTTATCTATTGTGCGAATGATGAATTAGCAGTAGGGGTTATCAAAGCGTTTAATGAAAAAGGAATAAAGATTCCGGAACAATGTGCACTTGCTGGATTTGATGGCATTCAACTAACGGATTTTATTACACCAAAACTTACAACAATTGCCATTAATCACTTTGAGTGGGGAAGACAAATCGCAGGATTTATTACAAGAATTTTAAGTAATCAAAATGCTTACCCACTTAAGAACCCAGATGCAAGCATATTGATGAGACAAACCATATGA